A stretch of the Corythoichthys intestinalis isolate RoL2023-P3 chromosome 22, ASM3026506v1, whole genome shotgun sequence genome encodes the following:
- the cart4 gene encoding cocaine- and amphetamine-regulated transcript 4 — protein MESLRAFLCLYMCVSLLTLSPCRGQKSAAPYDDDDLSRLANDELAEALQDFLDEAESRNGLSVEKKASVIPRCDVGERCAMKHGPRIGRLCDCLRGTACNTFFLRCY, from the exons ATGGAGAGCCTGCGAGCGTTCCTCTGTCTGTACATGTGCGTGTCACTGCTGACCCTCAGCCCCTGCCGGGGTCAAAAGTCGGCCGCGCCGTACGATGACGACGACCTCTCGCGACTCGCCAACGACGAGCTG GCGGAGGCGCTTCAGGACTTCCTGGACGAGGCGGAAAGTCGAAATGGCCTGTCAGTGGAGAAGAAGGCCAGCGTCATCCCCAGG TGCGACGTGGGCGAACGCTGCGCCATGAAACATGGCCCTCGCATCGGCCGATTGTGCGACTGCCTGCGAGGGACGGCGTGCAACACCTTCTTCCTGCGCTGCTACTGA